From Leptolyngbya sp. NIES-3755, one genomic window encodes:
- a CDS encoding hypothetical protein (similar to AA sequence:cyanobase_aa:Npun_CR029) → MNLSASLPNGYVQEWNDQFLALFPHRYDYIWAEHSSPGTVVNWKTESRHPLGDRSIRQGGYLYGVRFGAETQYCLIDIDAGSPYHPKHDPFAICRIAGALEPLGLVEYLVCTSSYSGGLHLYFPFQSAHSSWQLAIAVATLLENSGFKLVPGQLETFPNPKPYIADGTPSLFNAHRLPLQIGSYLLNDEFQSIWSTQHTFVEHWQFAQCRNDLDTQLLKQILKQAKRRLFRVSGKAEKFINDLNAEIELGWTGYGQTNRLLGRITMRAYIFHHVLSGGQPLVGDALVEEIIETAKSLPGYHEFCRHQHEIEHRAEEWARCIQSSHYFHYGEQKGKFKLKSEELENAIDQVPSWNQQQSESARDRIRNAIADLLEKELLPSQATQRFKALLQYRIGGGSLYRHRDLWHPQFLMEDSLGDSQQLELEKSPQNIASLLQGDGGNHTSSNHPSDSELQVSATTGGNSLIEQDSSSLGNYSVEALLDDQAQREACEEAVQLAIKYQHIPLNISLSQTQIEQMQRYLDSGDPILIAEAMSWKQVNGLSLPQLPFCSVDDLLSS, encoded by the coding sequence ATGAATTTAAGCGCTTCCCTTCCCAATGGCTATGTTCAAGAGTGGAATGATCAGTTTCTCGCACTCTTCCCACACCGCTACGACTATATCTGGGCAGAGCATTCCTCCCCTGGCACAGTGGTGAACTGGAAAACTGAATCTCGCCATCCTCTAGGAGATCGGTCAATTCGTCAGGGTGGATATCTTTACGGTGTTCGCTTTGGTGCAGAAACGCAGTACTGTTTGATTGATATTGATGCTGGCAGTCCGTATCACCCAAAGCATGATCCTTTTGCGATCTGTCGGATTGCTGGCGCACTAGAGCCGCTTGGACTGGTTGAATACTTGGTCTGCACGTCGAGTTATAGCGGCGGTCTGCATCTCTACTTTCCGTTTCAGAGCGCTCATAGCAGTTGGCAACTCGCGATCGCAGTTGCAACTCTACTTGAAAACTCCGGCTTCAAGCTTGTTCCTGGACAACTTGAAACATTCCCGAATCCCAAACCCTACATTGCAGACGGAACACCGAGCTTGTTTAATGCTCACCGCTTGCCGCTGCAAATTGGGTCTTATTTGCTCAACGATGAATTCCAGTCGATTTGGAGTACGCAGCACACTTTCGTAGAACACTGGCAGTTTGCCCAGTGCCGGAATGACCTTGACACTCAACTGCTAAAGCAAATTCTTAAACAAGCGAAACGACGGTTGTTTCGGGTGTCAGGTAAAGCTGAGAAGTTTATCAACGACCTGAACGCAGAGATTGAACTGGGTTGGACTGGATACGGACAAACAAATCGACTACTCGGACGCATTACGATGAGAGCTTACATCTTTCATCATGTTCTTTCGGGTGGGCAACCTTTAGTTGGCGATGCACTGGTTGAAGAAATTATCGAAACTGCGAAGTCACTTCCGGGATATCACGAGTTTTGTCGCCATCAGCATGAGATTGAACATCGAGCTGAAGAATGGGCAAGGTGTATTCAATCAAGCCATTACTTTCACTATGGGGAGCAGAAAGGAAAATTCAAGTTGAAATCTGAAGAATTGGAAAACGCGATCGATCAAGTTCCATCTTGGAATCAACAACAGTCAGAGTCAGCAAGAGATCGAATTAGAAATGCGATCGCTGATTTATTAGAAAAAGAGCTTCTTCCCAGTCAAGCCACTCAAAGATTTAAAGCATTACTTCAATATCGAATTGGAGGAGGATCATTGTATCGTCATCGTGATCTTTGGCATCCTCAATTTCTCATGGAGGATTCTCTAGGTGATTCACAGCAATTAGAACTAGAAAAGAGTCCTCAGAATATTGCAAGCTTATTACAGGGTGATGGCGGTAATCATACTTCTAGCAATCATCCTAGCGATTCTGAACTTCAGGTTTCTGCGACGACAGGCGGTAATTCTTTGATTGAGCAAGATTCTTCTAGTCTAGGCAATTACAGCGTTGAAGCTTTACTAGACGATCAAGCTCAGCGAGAAGCGTGTGAAGAAGCCGTTCAACTTGCGATCAAGTATCAACACATTCCACTAAACATCTCACTAAGTCAGACACAGATTGAGCAAATGCAGCGGTATCTCGACTCTGGTGATCCAATCTTGATTGCTGAAGCGATGTCTTGGAAACAAGTAAATGGACTGTCATTGCCTCAACTGCCTTTTTGTTCCGTTGACGATTTACTTTCCTCTTAA
- a CDS encoding type I restriction enzyme, modification chain (similar to AA sequence:cyanobase_aa:NIES39_C00330): MFPNLRKTLFALSERIGYSVGLVEASQVKTTILNHPEFVEFADRSLALYTDWRNHHEHRLKSIGIGEKPRTLIYELSEDLLAWFAEADLLDQYDIYRLLMNYWAETMQDDVHVLAQDDWTAGKVLRLLVAKKGEKLKETPNLIISPVPRLARLTYFCLLTIVCLKLLNEIEIY; this comes from the coding sequence GTGTTCCCCAATCTACGAAAAACCTTGTTCGCTCTGAGCGAGCGCATCGGTTACAGTGTCGGTCTGGTCGAGGCGAGTCAGGTCAAAACGACGATTTTGAATCATCCGGAGTTTGTCGAGTTTGCCGATCGCAGTTTGGCACTTTACACCGACTGGCGGAACCATCATGAGCATCGGCTAAAGTCGATCGGGATCGGGGAGAAGCCGAGAACATTAATTTATGAACTTTCTGAGGATCTGCTGGCTTGGTTTGCGGAGGCGGACTTGCTTGATCAGTATGACATTTATCGGCTATTGATGAATTACTGGGCGGAGACGATGCAGGATGACGTTCATGTGCTGGCGCAAGATGATTGGACTGCGGGGAAAGTGCTGCGTCTTTTGGTGGCAAAGAAGGGCGAGAAACTGAAGGAAACGCCGAATCTGATCATCTCGCCTGTGCCGAGGCTGGCGCGGTTGACGTATTTTTGTCTACTGACGATCGTTTGCTTAAAACTGCTCAACGAAATCGAAATATATTAA
- a CDS encoding putative transposase (similar to AA sequence:cyanobase_aa:gsl1627), with the protein MPSLAAKTVIADKAYDADERVIEPLQAQGKTVVIPPRRNRTTQRDYDKQLYKARHLIENFFAKLKQYRAIATRYDKRAVNFLGAIYLAASVIWLN; encoded by the coding sequence TTGCCGAGCTTAGCCGCAAAAACGGTAATTGCCGACAAAGCTTATGATGCTGATGAGCGAGTGATTGAACCGCTCCAAGCGCAAGGTAAAACCGTTGTGATTCCGCCGCGACGCAATCGCACAACACAGCGCGACTATGACAAACAGTTGTACAAAGCCCGGCATCTGATTGAAAACTTCTTTGCCAAACTCAAACAGTATCGAGCGATTGCAACGCGCTACGACAAACGCGCCGTGAATTTTCTCGGTGCAATTTACCTTGCTGCTTCTGTCATCTGGCTCAATTGA
- a CDS encoding hypothetical protein (similar to AA sequence:cyanobase_aa:MAE38190) produces the protein MTPLKLREEGYQVLVENLGQADAIRFLQQARWGRGDDTQERSERLNATTRKEFWQNLQKIRDELQLEVKSESD, from the coding sequence ATGACACCACTTAAATTACGCGAAGAAGGGTATCAGGTTTTAGTGGAAAATTTAGGACAGGCTGATGCAATTCGATTTCTGCAACAGGCGAGATGGGGACGAGGTGACGATACGCAGGAGAGAAGTGAACGGTTGAACGCTACAACACGAAAAGAGTTTTGGCAGAATTTACAAAAAATTAGAGATGAGCTTCAGCTTGAGGTCAAAAGCGAATCCGATTAG
- a CDS encoding DNA polymerase I (ab initio prediction:Prodigal:2.6;~similar to AA sequence:cyanobase_aa:CYA_0531), protein MTFLLIDGTNLAHRLYHIQKATSSSEKLDLAKTMRRSITALIEKHQPTHCAIAFDNHEPTRRHQQYPEYKQGRKEKEFALRDALAQTEQYFIELGSGIVAPIGYEADDVLATLATKAKSMTKLIYSGDRNLFQLVDETTAILYPHKGKTSILDAVAVYEKMQVHPHQITDFKGLYGDTSDNIPGVPRIGAKTASTLLAKYNSNAERTASIEEIFNHLWQISPAIYQKLRFHQEIALLSKKLATLERELSLAPCTLQQLRCQSKKAKADMV, encoded by the coding sequence ATGACATTCTTGCTCATTGACGGAACTAACCTAGCGCACCGTTTGTACCATATCCAAAAAGCGACATCCAGCAGTGAGAAGCTGGATCTAGCCAAAACAATGCGGAGATCGATCACTGCCCTGATTGAAAAACATCAGCCGACTCATTGTGCCATCGCGTTTGACAACCACGAACCCACGCGACGGCATCAGCAGTATCCGGAGTATAAGCAGGGAAGAAAGGAAAAAGAATTCGCTTTGCGCGATGCCCTCGCACAAACCGAGCAGTATTTTATCGAGCTAGGCAGTGGTATCGTTGCGCCCATTGGATATGAAGCCGATGATGTGCTTGCGACCTTGGCAACAAAGGCGAAATCGATGACCAAGCTGATCTACAGCGGCGACCGCAATCTGTTTCAGCTTGTCGATGAAACCACCGCGATTCTGTACCCTCACAAAGGAAAAACAAGCATTCTAGACGCGGTGGCTGTGTATGAGAAAATGCAGGTTCATCCGCATCAAATCACAGACTTCAAGGGCTTATATGGGGATACGAGCGACAACATTCCGGGAGTCCCTAGAATTGGTGCGAAGACGGCATCGACTCTGTTGGCAAAGTACAACTCGAACGCGGAGCGCACTGCAAGCATCGAAGAGATCTTCAATCATTTGTGGCAGATTTCTCCTGCTATCTATCAAAAACTGCGATTCCATCAGGAGATTGCACTGCTATCCAAGAAACTTGCCACACTTGAGCGAGAATTGTCGCTTGCACCCTGCACTTTGCAACAGCTACGTTGCCAGTCCAAAAAGGCTAAAGCTGATATGGTGTGA
- a CDS encoding putative transposase (similar to AA sequence:cyanobase_aa:gll1628), whose protein sequence is MELPRKTMTTRRYALRDDQWERIKDLLPGRAGHVGVTAKDNRLFVEAVLYRYRAGIPWRDLPARFGDFRVVHTRFSRWSKTGVWERVFQHLADDADNEYAMIDATIVRVHQHSAGAKGGSQPKKRLGAAKAD, encoded by the coding sequence TTGGAACTACCCCGAAAGACCATGACAACCCGTCGATATGCCCTGCGCGATGACCAGTGGGAACGAATCAAAGACCTACTGCCCGGACGAGCAGGGCACGTTGGAGTCACCGCGAAAGACAATCGATTGTTTGTCGAAGCCGTCCTGTATCGCTACCGAGCAGGGATTCCTTGGCGAGATTTGCCAGCTCGATTTGGCGACTTCCGCGTTGTTCATACTCGGTTTAGTCGATGGTCAAAAACCGGGGTGTGGGAGCGAGTGTTTCAGCACTTAGCCGACGATGCTGACAATGAATATGCCATGATTGATGCCACGATTGTTCGCGTTCATCAACACAGTGCCGGGGCAAAAGGGGGGAGCCAACCCAAGAAGCGATTGGGCGCAGCAAAGGCGGACTAA
- a CDS encoding chromosome partitioning protein, ParA family (similar to AA sequence:cyanobase_aa:sll6036), with protein sequence MPVSNTSKKKPRASTKSSSKTAIAPLLVSILNQKGGVGKTTIAVNLSYALAQRGIETILIDGDPNRSTLVGARSIAHSETVPLRVMSETASVGQTGNCRHFFIDTKARPEPLDLEEIVQRSTLILIPSSTKQDELRVTASTVKLLDSVGSKKHRVVLNRVHPNNREETLSSFKSGLREQGIPVFESVIRDYAIYDEAFGRGMSIGQLRGKTAEKAWSDIQQLVEEILNG encoded by the coding sequence ATGCCTGTCTCAAACACGTCCAAAAAGAAACCCAGAGCGTCAACCAAATCTTCCTCTAAAACCGCGATCGCACCGCTTCTCGTTTCAATTCTCAATCAGAAAGGAGGTGTCGGCAAAACCACGATCGCGGTCAATCTCTCTTATGCTTTAGCACAACGCGGCATCGAAACCATCCTAATCGACGGTGACCCAAATCGCAGCACTCTAGTTGGAGCGCGATCGATTGCTCACAGCGAGACGGTTCCCCTGCGCGTGATGAGTGAAACTGCCTCAGTCGGACAAACTGGAAACTGTCGGCACTTCTTCATCGACACCAAAGCCAGACCCGAACCGCTCGATCTCGAAGAAATCGTCCAGCGCTCTACCTTGATCTTAATTCCCAGTTCAACGAAACAAGACGAACTACGGGTAACAGCTTCCACAGTCAAACTTTTAGATTCTGTTGGCAGCAAAAAGCATCGAGTTGTTTTAAATCGAGTGCATCCGAACAACCGAGAAGAAACCCTTTCATCTTTCAAATCAGGACTAAGAGAACAAGGCATTCCCGTTTTTGAATCCGTCATCCGCGACTACGCAATCTACGACGAAGCCTTTGGGCGAGGAATGTCCATCGGTCAACTTCGAGGGAAAACCGCAGAAAAAGCTTGGTCAGATATTCAGCAATTGGTAGAGGAGATTCTCAATGGCTAA
- a CDS encoding transposase (similar to AA sequence:cyanobase_aa:MAE03690): MSLIDHLKQIRDYRTQPQYPLWVILVLILMGTMSGCLGYRALEDFVERHQAALLAVMKLPHKRLPSYSTIRRTMVRVDFVALTNAFNAWAQETISVPEQTAIAVDGKSIKASVEEYDSAYQDFVAVVSAFCTQLGVVIGLQARHNGSESEITTVQTLLEVLQVQGVCFSMDALHTQKNR; encoded by the coding sequence ATGAGCTTGATTGATCACCTCAAACAAATCCGAGATTATCGCACTCAACCTCAGTATCCGTTATGGGTGATTTTGGTCTTGATTTTAATGGGCACGATGAGTGGCTGTTTGGGCTACCGCGCATTAGAAGATTTTGTGGAGCGACATCAAGCCGCGCTTCTTGCCGTCATGAAGCTTCCACACAAGCGCTTACCCTCATACTCGACGATTCGGCGAACAATGGTGCGGGTCGATTTTGTTGCCTTAACGAATGCCTTTAACGCTTGGGCACAAGAGACAATTTCCGTTCCAGAGCAAACTGCGATTGCGGTAGATGGCAAGAGTATCAAAGCCAGTGTCGAGGAGTATGATAGTGCCTACCAAGATTTTGTCGCAGTTGTCTCTGCATTTTGTACTCAGCTCGGAGTCGTGATTGGACTTCAAGCGAGACACAATGGCAGTGAAAGCGAGATTACAACCGTGCAAACCCTGTTGGAGGTCTTGCAAGTTCAAGGGGTGTGTTTCAGTATGGATGCCTTGCACACCCAAAAAAACCGTTGA
- a CDS encoding transcriptional regulator, XRE family (similar to AA sequence:cyanobase_aa:Cyan7425_5231), whose amino-acid sequence MTREKKANQQHSESQKEQTPSTPRRKKKSSTIAKSPKSIAKAERPKTSPNLFPDQQTTRMASALPIWEASNILTQRKHLPWGNDSNGKLYYARDIGDGQGAIHFWVTENLEDERPVTLAGAAALAVIDTFDIRAACMHLIYAAHAAQMERPWEQELVIDDRQIEAYLGLKKRTDKNRQEKLALIEELAKQPCKITTFISWATQGRVKGFTVEEGRLWHLLGTRYHYQEDIFGNKELTSITFTFKAGLWAKYFLNEEGRRDRSAQCLQGNLPQAVLEHVMSLWQHREGAARLMVWLLFKTQFNRHEPLNVQTLMEVAYGTEKIDQARNNSESRKKLASTWDEDLLALHDRGWTVQFEPETYPIEIQPPGFRRDEAQRPRGFFEKLLSAFVWITPSEDWINSAAETPQSPTLVQSASSIELDCALTGDRVKALRQARKWSQRKLAQLSGLSQGLISMIENGERSISPENEQLLNQLFEQNA is encoded by the coding sequence ATGACTCGTGAGAAAAAAGCAAATCAACAGCACTCAGAGTCACAAAAAGAGCAGACTCCTTCCACGCCACGACGTAAAAAGAAAAGCTCAACGATCGCTAAATCGCCCAAATCCATAGCTAAGGCTGAACGTCCCAAAACGAGTCCTAACTTATTCCCCGACCAGCAAACCACTCGAATGGCATCAGCGCTCCCCATTTGGGAAGCAAGTAACATTCTGACCCAGCGCAAACACCTACCGTGGGGGAATGACTCTAACGGAAAACTTTACTATGCAAGAGATATCGGAGACGGGCAAGGCGCAATTCACTTTTGGGTCACAGAAAACTTGGAAGATGAACGTCCTGTAACTCTAGCAGGTGCAGCCGCTCTAGCTGTCATTGATACCTTTGATATTCGGGCTGCTTGTATGCACCTAATTTATGCGGCTCATGCGGCTCAGATGGAACGCCCGTGGGAGCAAGAATTGGTGATTGACGATCGACAAATCGAAGCGTATCTCGGACTGAAGAAGCGCACCGATAAGAATCGCCAGGAAAAATTGGCGTTGATCGAAGAGTTGGCAAAACAACCCTGCAAAATTACAACATTTATCTCGTGGGCAACGCAAGGACGAGTGAAAGGGTTCACCGTTGAAGAAGGTCGGTTATGGCACTTACTGGGGACGCGCTATCACTATCAAGAAGATATCTTCGGCAATAAGGAATTAACCAGCATTACGTTCACTTTTAAGGCTGGGTTGTGGGCGAAGTATTTTCTAAACGAGGAAGGACGACGCGATCGCAGCGCTCAATGTTTACAAGGAAACCTACCGCAAGCCGTTCTAGAACACGTAATGAGTCTATGGCAACACCGAGAAGGAGCCGCCCGACTCATGGTTTGGCTTTTATTTAAGACGCAATTTAACCGTCATGAACCCTTGAACGTTCAAACATTAATGGAAGTCGCTTACGGAACTGAGAAGATTGATCAAGCAAGAAACAATAGTGAATCCCGTAAGAAGTTGGCAAGTACCTGGGATGAGGATTTACTCGCGTTGCACGATCGGGGTTGGACTGTGCAGTTTGAGCCGGAGACTTACCCGATCGAGATTCAACCGCCTGGATTTAGACGAGATGAGGCACAGCGTCCACGAGGATTTTTTGAGAAGCTTCTGTCTGCTTTTGTTTGGATCACGCCTTCTGAGGACTGGATTAATTCAGCAGCAGAAACCCCTCAATCCCCTACATTAGTTCAATCTGCTTCATCCATAGAGCTGGATTGTGCGTTAACTGGCGATCGAGTAAAGGCACTCAGACAAGCTCGAAAATGGAGTCAGCGAAAGCTCGCTCAACTTTCTGGGCTGAGTCAAGGACTGATTTCGATGATCGAGAATGGAGAGCGATCGATTAGTCCTGAGAATGAACAACTGCTGAATCAACTTTTCGAGCAAAATGCTTGA
- a CDS encoding integrase domain protein SAM domain protein (similar to AA sequence:cyanobase_aa:PCC7424_5707), whose protein sequence is MPQSIPDPHFIIRTPAQVPVSESTSPIDLRGSRIDESLMARSLSSNSQRAYRQDLKAFTDWTQAPWAMVSPRFVAQFKEHLMREEKGQRVRSDATVRRILGTLKNFFGWMTRSRYLDFDPTLEIDLPKLPEPEADSLSQSEVERILDSAISETTLPERNLAVLLLLLHGFRASEVCALNLEDYQDGTRLRIRQSKSDSKGTVPLNAAGRAALNGYLGWRSERGEILSPESPMFVSYSRQNAGARLTYGGIRTLIDKLSEKTGIDFHSHQGRHTFATNRVLAGMNPHHIMTIMRQKNPVNFRRYTKAAEQAAAEREFYKFEDELDE, encoded by the coding sequence ATGCCCCAGTCGATTCCTGATCCTCACTTTATTATTCGCACTCCTGCTCAAGTTCCGGTATCAGAGTCCACATCGCCGATCGACTTGAGGGGATCGCGCATCGATGAGTCTCTGATGGCACGATCGCTGTCTTCCAATAGCCAAAGAGCGTATCGTCAAGACTTGAAAGCCTTTACGGACTGGACACAAGCACCGTGGGCGATGGTCAGTCCACGATTCGTCGCTCAGTTCAAAGAGCATTTGATGCGCGAGGAGAAAGGTCAACGAGTGCGTTCTGATGCGACCGTGCGACGAATCTTGGGAACGCTGAAGAACTTCTTCGGCTGGATGACCCGATCCCGCTATCTCGACTTTGACCCCACGTTAGAGATTGATTTGCCGAAGTTACCAGAACCAGAAGCTGACAGCTTATCCCAGAGCGAAGTTGAGCGAATTCTCGATTCTGCGATCTCAGAGACGACCCTGCCCGAACGGAATTTGGCAGTTTTGCTGCTACTGCTGCATGGATTTCGAGCGAGTGAAGTCTGTGCATTAAATCTCGAAGATTATCAAGACGGTACTCGGCTGAGAATTCGCCAAAGCAAATCTGATAGTAAAGGAACGGTTCCCCTGAATGCAGCGGGTCGAGCAGCGCTGAACGGTTATCTGGGATGGAGAAGTGAACGAGGGGAAATACTGAGTCCAGAAAGTCCGATGTTCGTGTCTTACTCACGTCAGAACGCAGGAGCGCGACTGACGTATGGTGGCATTCGGACGCTGATCGATAAGCTGAGTGAGAAAACCGGAATCGACTTTCACTCGCACCAGGGGCGGCATACGTTTGCAACCAATCGGGTATTAGCGGGGATGAATCCGCACCACATTATGACGATTATGCGGCAGAAGAATCCGGTCAACTTCCGCAGGTACACCAAAGCAGCAGAACAAGCCGCAGCAGAAAGGGAATTTTATAAGTTTGAGGATGAATTGGATGAATGA
- a CDS encoding chromosome partitioning protein, ParB family (similar to AA sequence:cyanobase_aa:alr8007) — protein MANRLAAALQNIGSMMPTADLDNLPAPKPSSGSETVIRLQLAQIEISDRVRQSHDEVLIRSFVETFRASGFRGVLWVRPTQNGSYKLIAGGTRYLAAQQAKLEWVDALVFEVDDGEALDLELEENLKRRDFNDLETVHGILRSLELELSLSREQIIALFSWNSRNRQPDGTHRAPRIDSILAEIPLEQLETYWSIIEHKFEKLGRYSPEGFRVNFLPLLKLPSSIQQAIMQGHLEGSKARLFSRITEDKIRDKLLKQAIAEDWSREQISEAVKEWREQHDPEIAKTEEMEFSSRIKSVLQRLSKASLSGRSRTKAEKLLKELETLLDA, from the coding sequence ATGGCTAATCGACTTGCCGCCGCTCTACAAAACATCGGTTCAATGATGCCTACAGCGGATCTCGACAATCTGCCTGCTCCAAAACCCAGTAGCGGCAGCGAAACTGTAATCCGCTTGCAACTCGCTCAAATCGAAATCAGCGATCGCGTTCGGCAATCCCACGACGAGGTATTGATTCGCTCTTTCGTCGAGACATTTCGCGCTTCTGGTTTTCGCGGCGTTCTCTGGGTTCGTCCCACCCAAAACGGCTCCTATAAGCTGATTGCAGGTGGAACTCGCTATCTTGCGGCTCAACAAGCCAAACTAGAGTGGGTCGATGCGCTGGTCTTTGAAGTAGATGACGGAGAAGCCCTCGATCTAGAACTTGAGGAGAATCTAAAACGCCGAGACTTCAACGATCTAGAAACCGTTCATGGAATTTTGCGATCGCTAGAACTCGAACTCTCCCTCTCGCGTGAGCAGATTATTGCTCTGTTTAGCTGGAACTCACGGAACCGTCAGCCAGACGGCACTCATCGCGCACCGCGTATTGATAGCATCCTCGCAGAAATTCCCCTGGAGCAGCTTGAAACCTACTGGAGCATCATCGAACATAAGTTCGAGAAACTAGGACGTTATAGCCCTGAAGGATTTCGGGTTAACTTTCTGCCCCTTCTCAAGCTTCCGTCATCGATCCAGCAAGCGATCATGCAAGGGCATCTAGAAGGTTCAAAAGCCCGTTTGTTTTCTCGCATCACCGAGGACAAGATACGGGATAAGTTGTTAAAGCAAGCGATCGCAGAAGATTGGTCGCGCGAACAGATTTCAGAAGCAGTGAAAGAATGGCGTGAACAGCATGACCCAGAGATTGCAAAGACTGAAGAAATGGAATTCTCCAGCCGGATTAAGTCCGTTTTACAAAGATTGTCAAAAGCATCTTTAAGTGGACGATCGCGCACTAAAGCGGAAAAATTGCTCAAAGAGTTGGAAACGCTATTAGACGCTTGA
- a CDS encoding hypothetical protein (similar to AA sequence:cyanobase_aa:Cyan7425_5421) — protein MDCHCLNCLFVPLTIYFPLKAMAKRPDIDKLRTTLGQLTLAQAKQLYAELGEIVKSLEQESADSEVVTAKGREVMDTQRIDNQLYQLELVRCGKAGCKCAGMDGELHGPYWYVYWREDGKLKSRYVGKRFKQIQSR, from the coding sequence ATGGACTGTCATTGCCTCAACTGCCTTTTTGTTCCGTTGACGATTTACTTTCCTCTTAAAGCAATGGCTAAGCGTCCCGATATTGATAAACTTCGGACTACCCTTGGACAGCTTACTTTGGCTCAGGCAAAACAGCTTTATGCCGAACTAGGCGAAATTGTGAAATCGCTTGAACAAGAGTCGGCAGATTCAGAGGTGGTTACAGCAAAAGGACGCGAAGTGATGGACACACAGCGGATTGATAATCAACTGTATCAGTTAGAGTTAGTCCGCTGTGGGAAAGCAGGATGTAAATGTGCGGGAATGGATGGAGAGTTACACGGACCGTATTGGTACGTCTACTGGCGCGAGGATGGCAAGCTGAAAAGCCGATATGTGGGAAAGCGCTTCAAGCAAATTCAGTCGCGCTGA